Proteins co-encoded in one Puntigrus tetrazona isolate hp1 chromosome 20, ASM1883169v1, whole genome shotgun sequence genomic window:
- the mideasa gene encoding mitotic deacetylase associated SANT domain protein a isoform X1, with protein MSLSPHQRGTINSISKQNVEAAGEAMQHSGALFYNVGAPSLEQTHSSPEVLVDSSPEVQSVYKSDKAYQVRGNFQQTGPVKWMPQNQVQTTTWFQGAPNLNKWSQNFGPSLGGMDDPRAFHKSQEMEAMKLEKHSPSSSQSYTDTAHIPGVDWDHHTMAAMHHAQYQALQQGHRPADLQYQPQGMHHDMSDSTLQPFQLAFGPTKQPQAPGFQQVFQGTNASLNMNYTEKPKSQQHLMQLQQQQLHRQHQMQQMHQLQQQQQQQQHQLQQQQRLHQMQQQYQLQQMQQQLQQHAQGFQNPETIEKQRVKQEIEPPALTSTQVKKDSSQTQLTSSQTQHPVPQGANYQESDPAEASSELRETQTKRQVPPRRSRRLSKDGLSPQGNQTSKDKVSAQNGGVGGVQGPAVGVIQSTPRRRRASKEINLETLAQKASEMEFLPAKCEDVTPGRPAGMAPLVIPVSVPVRKGQMEAPGSWTQLDKVRPPSEISHQQNQPDCKPSVIVAHRHSIKNSATDSFIQGKGQEDKSRRRPRPEPLVIPQPCTFITPSVYSSITSYQSNLRSPIRLLDHASIIPPYTPPPILSPVREGSGLYFSAVLSSMAAGSQVLPPPSTPRSATRSLLHSSSSEITPPVLSVIGEATPVSLEPRINIGSQYQAEIPELLDGTLALKDQHKATLVWLPNSKADSTPSQDSKLDDLMNLVCSSVMYGGGTNPELAMHCLHECRGDVMEALEMMLMKNPIFSRNHHLANYHYAGSDSWTVDEKRYFNKGISAYRKDFFLVQKLVRSKTMAQCVEFYYTYKKQAKVGRNGTYTYGPLEPEDNIPVIKAKQEEENESRQQEGTQDNRDGSVLNVTKTFQNITNERADVVHLDQKNISAQEPCGLMPAPQPSFKTPSPAPQKPLSDSTGKKNRASTGNKSQGEPEGIFPCKKCSRVFYKVKSRSAHMKSHAEQEKKAAAQRQREEEERAAKARQEMLEAARRKETQRGGHEESSGAEESSVELDDEQDEDWQ; from the exons ATGAGTCTTTCTCCACACCAGAGAGGAACCATAAACAGTATTAGCAAGCAGAATGTTGAAGCCGCTGGTGAAGCAATGCAGCATTCAGGAGCTCTGTTCTACAACGTAGGTGCTCCCTCTTTGGAGCAAACTCACAGCAGCCCAGAGGTTTTGGTGGATTCTAGCCCTGAAGTCCAGAGCGTTTACAAATCCGATAAAGCATATCAGGTCCGGGGCAATTTTCAGCAAACGGGACCAGTAAAGTGGATGCCTCAAAACCAAGTGCAGACCACAACTTGGTTTCAGGGTGCCCCAAACCTGAATAAGTGGTCACAGAACTTTGGACCTTCTCTAGGTGGTATGGATGACCCAAGAGCTTTTCACAAAAGTCAAGAAATGGAGGCTATGAAGCTGGAGAAGCATTCACCAAGTTCCTCACAGTCCTACACAGACACCGCTCATATCCCTGGGGTGGATTGGGACCATCACACGATGGCAGCCATGCATCACGCTCAATATCAGGCGCTCCAACAAGGTCACAGACCTGCAGACCTCCAGTATCAGCCTCAGGGAATGCATCACGATATGTCAGACTCTACTCTGCAACCCTTCCAGCTGGCTTTCGGACCCACCAAGCAACCGCAGGCACCTGGTTTCCAACAAGTCTTCCAAGGCACCAATGCATCTCTAAATATGAATTATACCGAGAAACCAAAATCGCAACAGCACCTCATGCAGttgcaacagcagcagctgcaTCGCCAGCACCAGATGCAACAAATGCATCAGttgcagcagcaacaacaacaacagcagcatcaACTGCAACAGCAGCAGCGGCTGCATCAAATGCAACAGCAATACCAGCTGCAACAGATGCAGCAGCAACTGCAACAGCATGCACAAGGTTTTCAAAACCCGGAGACTATAGAAAAGCAGCGAGTGAAACAAGAAATCGAGCCTCCGGCTCTGACCAGTACTCAGGTGAAAAAGGATTCAAGCCAGACTCAGCTCACCAGCTCTCAAACACAACATCCTGTTCCTCAGGGAGCTAATTATCAGGAATCGGATCCCGCAGAGGCCTCTTCAGAACTCCGGGAGACCCAGACCAAACGTCAGGTTCCCCCTCGACGCTCCCGGCGGCTTTCCAAAGATGGACTCTCTCCTCAAGGAAACCAAACATCCAAGGACAAGGTTTCTGCTCAGAATGGAGGAGTTGGTGGAGTCCAAGGACCCGCAGTAGGGGTCATCCAAAGCACTCCGAGACGACGGAGGGCCTCAAAGGAGATCAACCTTGAGACCCTTGCTCAAAAGGCTTCAGAGATGGAGTTTTTGCCAGCAAAG TGTGAAGACGTTACCCCTGGTAGACCAGCTGGTATGGCACCCCTAGTCATCCCAGTCTCTGTGCCAGTTCGGAAAGGTCAGATGGAAGCGCCGGGCAGCTGGACACAGCTGGATAAAGTCCGACCGCCCTCAGAGATTTCACATCAACAAAACCAGCCTGATTGTAAACCCTCGGTTATTGTAGCACACCGTCATTCAATAAAGAACTCTGCAACCGACAGCTTCATCCAG GGTAAAGGGCAAGAGGACAAATCCAGGCGGCGCCCACGTCCTGAGCCTCTGGTCATACCTCAGCCATGCACATTCATCACACCTTCTGTTTACTCCAGCATCACTTCCTATCAGAGCAATCTGCGCTCCCCAATACGCCTGCTAGACCATGCCAGTATCATCCCGCCTTACACCCCTCCACCCATTCTTTCACCTGTGCGGGAAGGCTCTGGGCTGTACTTCTCTGCTGTCCTCTCTTCTATGGCGGCAGGCAGCCAGGTCCTGCCTCCTCCATCCACACCCCGCAGCGCCACTCGAAGTCTGCTACATTCAA GCAGTTCTGAAATCACCCCTCCTGTGCTCTCAGTGATCGGAGAAGCAACGCCTGTCAGCCTAGAACC gCGCATAAACATTGGCTCTCAGTATCAGGCAGAAATTCCAGAGCTATTGGACGGAACACTAGCCCTAAAGGACCAGCATAAAGCCACTTTGGTCTGGCTCCCTAATTCAAAGGCTGATTCTACGCCCTCCCAGGATTCAAAAC TTGATGATCTGATGAACCTGGTCTGCTCTAGTGTCATGTATGGAGGAGGAACCAACCCAGAGCTAGCAATGCACTGCCTGCATGAGTGCAGAGGGGATGTCATG GAAGCTCTGGAAATGATGTTGATGAAGAATCCCATCTTCTCCAGGAACCACCATCTGGCGAACTACCATTACGCAG GATCAGACAGCTGGACGGTGGATGAAAAACGATACTTCAACAAGGGAATTTCTGCTTATAGGAAAGATTTCTTCTTGGTGCAAAAACTG GTGAGGAGTAAAACAATGGCGCAGTGTGTGGAGTTCTACTACACCtataaaaaacaagcaaaggTTGGCCGCAATGGCACGTATACATATGGACCTTTAGAGCCGGAGGATAACATCCCTGTG ATTAAAgcaaaacaagaagaagaaaatgagaGCAGACAACAGGAAGGAACACAAGACAATAGGGATGGCAGTGTTCTAAATGTGACTaagacatttcaaaacattacgAAT GAGAGGGCAGACGTGGTTCATCTGGACCAGAAGAACATCTCTGCGCAGGAGCCTTGTGGCCTGATGCCAGCTCCTCAGCCCTCCTTCAAAACTCCTTCCCCTGCACCTCAGAAGCCTCTCTCGGACAGTACCGGCAAGAAAAACAGGGCCTCGACTGGCAACAAAAGTCAGGGCGAGCCAGAGGGTATTTTCCCTTGCAAGAAGTGCAGTAG
- the mideasa gene encoding mitotic deacetylase associated SANT domain protein a isoform X2 — protein MQHSGALFYNVGAPSLEQTHSSPEVLVDSSPEVQSVYKSDKAYQVRGNFQQTGPVKWMPQNQVQTTTWFQGAPNLNKWSQNFGPSLGGMDDPRAFHKSQEMEAMKLEKHSPSSSQSYTDTAHIPGVDWDHHTMAAMHHAQYQALQQGHRPADLQYQPQGMHHDMSDSTLQPFQLAFGPTKQPQAPGFQQVFQGTNASLNMNYTEKPKSQQHLMQLQQQQLHRQHQMQQMHQLQQQQQQQQHQLQQQQRLHQMQQQYQLQQMQQQLQQHAQGFQNPETIEKQRVKQEIEPPALTSTQVKKDSSQTQLTSSQTQHPVPQGANYQESDPAEASSELRETQTKRQVPPRRSRRLSKDGLSPQGNQTSKDKVSAQNGGVGGVQGPAVGVIQSTPRRRRASKEINLETLAQKASEMEFLPAKCEDVTPGRPAGMAPLVIPVSVPVRKGQMEAPGSWTQLDKVRPPSEISHQQNQPDCKPSVIVAHRHSIKNSATDSFIQGKGQEDKSRRRPRPEPLVIPQPCTFITPSVYSSITSYQSNLRSPIRLLDHASIIPPYTPPPILSPVREGSGLYFSAVLSSMAAGSQVLPPPSTPRSATRSLLHSSSSEITPPVLSVIGEATPVSLEPRINIGSQYQAEIPELLDGTLALKDQHKATLVWLPNSKADSTPSQDSKLDDLMNLVCSSVMYGGGTNPELAMHCLHECRGDVMEALEMMLMKNPIFSRNHHLANYHYAGSDSWTVDEKRYFNKGISAYRKDFFLVQKLVRSKTMAQCVEFYYTYKKQAKVGRNGTYTYGPLEPEDNIPVIKAKQEEENESRQQEGTQDNRDGSVLNVTKTFQNITNERADVVHLDQKNISAQEPCGLMPAPQPSFKTPSPAPQKPLSDSTGKKNRASTGNKSQGEPEGIFPCKKCSRVFYKVKSRSAHMKSHAEQEKKAAAQRQREEEERAAKARQEMLEAARRKETQRGGHEESSGAEESSVELDDEQDEDWQ, from the exons ATGCAGCATTCAGGAGCTCTGTTCTACAACGTAGGTGCTCCCTCTTTGGAGCAAACTCACAGCAGCCCAGAGGTTTTGGTGGATTCTAGCCCTGAAGTCCAGAGCGTTTACAAATCCGATAAAGCATATCAGGTCCGGGGCAATTTTCAGCAAACGGGACCAGTAAAGTGGATGCCTCAAAACCAAGTGCAGACCACAACTTGGTTTCAGGGTGCCCCAAACCTGAATAAGTGGTCACAGAACTTTGGACCTTCTCTAGGTGGTATGGATGACCCAAGAGCTTTTCACAAAAGTCAAGAAATGGAGGCTATGAAGCTGGAGAAGCATTCACCAAGTTCCTCACAGTCCTACACAGACACCGCTCATATCCCTGGGGTGGATTGGGACCATCACACGATGGCAGCCATGCATCACGCTCAATATCAGGCGCTCCAACAAGGTCACAGACCTGCAGACCTCCAGTATCAGCCTCAGGGAATGCATCACGATATGTCAGACTCTACTCTGCAACCCTTCCAGCTGGCTTTCGGACCCACCAAGCAACCGCAGGCACCTGGTTTCCAACAAGTCTTCCAAGGCACCAATGCATCTCTAAATATGAATTATACCGAGAAACCAAAATCGCAACAGCACCTCATGCAGttgcaacagcagcagctgcaTCGCCAGCACCAGATGCAACAAATGCATCAGttgcagcagcaacaacaacaacagcagcatcaACTGCAACAGCAGCAGCGGCTGCATCAAATGCAACAGCAATACCAGCTGCAACAGATGCAGCAGCAACTGCAACAGCATGCACAAGGTTTTCAAAACCCGGAGACTATAGAAAAGCAGCGAGTGAAACAAGAAATCGAGCCTCCGGCTCTGACCAGTACTCAGGTGAAAAAGGATTCAAGCCAGACTCAGCTCACCAGCTCTCAAACACAACATCCTGTTCCTCAGGGAGCTAATTATCAGGAATCGGATCCCGCAGAGGCCTCTTCAGAACTCCGGGAGACCCAGACCAAACGTCAGGTTCCCCCTCGACGCTCCCGGCGGCTTTCCAAAGATGGACTCTCTCCTCAAGGAAACCAAACATCCAAGGACAAGGTTTCTGCTCAGAATGGAGGAGTTGGTGGAGTCCAAGGACCCGCAGTAGGGGTCATCCAAAGCACTCCGAGACGACGGAGGGCCTCAAAGGAGATCAACCTTGAGACCCTTGCTCAAAAGGCTTCAGAGATGGAGTTTTTGCCAGCAAAG TGTGAAGACGTTACCCCTGGTAGACCAGCTGGTATGGCACCCCTAGTCATCCCAGTCTCTGTGCCAGTTCGGAAAGGTCAGATGGAAGCGCCGGGCAGCTGGACACAGCTGGATAAAGTCCGACCGCCCTCAGAGATTTCACATCAACAAAACCAGCCTGATTGTAAACCCTCGGTTATTGTAGCACACCGTCATTCAATAAAGAACTCTGCAACCGACAGCTTCATCCAG GGTAAAGGGCAAGAGGACAAATCCAGGCGGCGCCCACGTCCTGAGCCTCTGGTCATACCTCAGCCATGCACATTCATCACACCTTCTGTTTACTCCAGCATCACTTCCTATCAGAGCAATCTGCGCTCCCCAATACGCCTGCTAGACCATGCCAGTATCATCCCGCCTTACACCCCTCCACCCATTCTTTCACCTGTGCGGGAAGGCTCTGGGCTGTACTTCTCTGCTGTCCTCTCTTCTATGGCGGCAGGCAGCCAGGTCCTGCCTCCTCCATCCACACCCCGCAGCGCCACTCGAAGTCTGCTACATTCAA GCAGTTCTGAAATCACCCCTCCTGTGCTCTCAGTGATCGGAGAAGCAACGCCTGTCAGCCTAGAACC gCGCATAAACATTGGCTCTCAGTATCAGGCAGAAATTCCAGAGCTATTGGACGGAACACTAGCCCTAAAGGACCAGCATAAAGCCACTTTGGTCTGGCTCCCTAATTCAAAGGCTGATTCTACGCCCTCCCAGGATTCAAAAC TTGATGATCTGATGAACCTGGTCTGCTCTAGTGTCATGTATGGAGGAGGAACCAACCCAGAGCTAGCAATGCACTGCCTGCATGAGTGCAGAGGGGATGTCATG GAAGCTCTGGAAATGATGTTGATGAAGAATCCCATCTTCTCCAGGAACCACCATCTGGCGAACTACCATTACGCAG GATCAGACAGCTGGACGGTGGATGAAAAACGATACTTCAACAAGGGAATTTCTGCTTATAGGAAAGATTTCTTCTTGGTGCAAAAACTG GTGAGGAGTAAAACAATGGCGCAGTGTGTGGAGTTCTACTACACCtataaaaaacaagcaaaggTTGGCCGCAATGGCACGTATACATATGGACCTTTAGAGCCGGAGGATAACATCCCTGTG ATTAAAgcaaaacaagaagaagaaaatgagaGCAGACAACAGGAAGGAACACAAGACAATAGGGATGGCAGTGTTCTAAATGTGACTaagacatttcaaaacattacgAAT GAGAGGGCAGACGTGGTTCATCTGGACCAGAAGAACATCTCTGCGCAGGAGCCTTGTGGCCTGATGCCAGCTCCTCAGCCCTCCTTCAAAACTCCTTCCCCTGCACCTCAGAAGCCTCTCTCGGACAGTACCGGCAAGAAAAACAGGGCCTCGACTGGCAACAAAAGTCAGGGCGAGCCAGAGGGTATTTTCCCTTGCAAGAAGTGCAGTAG
- the slc35f6 gene encoding solute carrier family 35 member F6: MAWTKYQLFLAGLMLTTGSINTLSAKWADMFSAPGCHGSPNHAFSHPFVQAVGMFLGELSCLVVFYILLCHDRHKPEPTMDPGQSFNPLLFLPPALCDMLGTSIMYVALNMTSASSFQMLRGAVIIFTGLLSVAFLGRRLQPSQWVGILVTIFGLVVVGLADFMSGHGDDSHKLSEVITGDLLIIMAQIIVAVQMVLEEKFVYKHNVHPLKAVGTEGFFGFVILSLLLIPMFYIHVGSFADNPRQVLEDALDAFCQIGHKPLILLALLGNTVSIAFFNFAGISVTKEISATTRMVLDSLRTLVIWVVSLLLGWEVFHGLQILGFIILLVGTALYNGLHKPLMAKLPCCHGEQRVEEGEAPERERLLGAGKAANES, translated from the exons ATGGCTTGGACAAAATACCAGCTCTTTCTCGCCGGTCTGATGCTCACCACGGGCTCTATCAACACGCTCTCCGCAAA ATGGGCTGATATGTTCTCTGCACCTGGTTGTCATGGTTCCCCAAATCATGCCTTCTCCCACCCTTTTGTACAG GCTGTGGGGATGTTTCTGGGAGAGCTTTCCTGTCTGGTGGTGTTCTACATTCTCCTTTGTCATGATCGGCACAAACCTGAGCCCACAATGGATCCGGGCCAAAGTTTCAACCCCCTGCTTTTTCTCCCCCCTGCCCTTTGTGACATGTTGGGAACATCCATCATGTATGTTG CACTGAACATGACCAGTGCCTCCAGTTTCCAGATGCTGCGAGGAGCTGTGATCATCTTCACTGGACTCTTGTCTGTAGCGTTTTTAGGACGCCGACTTCAGCCCAGTCAGTGGGTTGGGATACTAGTCACCATCTTTGGACTGGTGGTGGTTGGCCTAGCTGATTTCATGAGTGGCCATGGGGATGACTCCCATAAGCTCAGTGAGGTTATCACAG GGGACCTTTTGATCATCATGGCACAAATTATTGTTGCAGTCCAAATGGTCCTGGAGGAGAAGTTTGTTTACAAGCACAATGTGCATCCACTGAAGGCTGTTGGGACtgaag GTTTTTTCGGATTTGTCATCCTCTCTTTGCTTCTTATCCCAATGTTCTACATCCACGTGGGAAGTTTTGCTGATAACCCACGGCAGGTCCTTGAAGACGCGCTGGATGCCTTCTGTCAGATTGGCCATAAGCCCCTTATTTTACTGGCACTGCTGGGCAACACCGTGAGCATCGCCTTCTTTAACTTCGCTGGCATCAGCGTCACCAAGGAAATAAGTGCCACTACTCGCATGGTTCTGGACAGTCTGCGTACTCTGGTCATCTGGGTTGTGAGTTTACTGCTGGGTTGGGAGGTATTCCATGGCCTACAGATTTTAGGCTTCATCATCCTACTCGTGGGTACAGCACTATACAATGGACTCCACAAGCCCTTGATGGCCAAACTGCCCTGCTGCCACGGAGAGCAGAGAGTAGAGGAGGGAGAggctccagagagagagagactgcttGGTGCAGGAAAAGCTGCAAACGAGAGCTAA
- the ttbk2b gene encoding tau-tubulin kinase 2b, which produces MSGSGEQTDILAVGSMVRERWRVLKKIGGGGFGEIYEVLDQVSQVSVALKVESAQQPKQVLKMEVAVLKRLQGKDHVCRFVGCGRNDRFNYVVMELQGRNLADLRRNMSRGTFSFSTTLRLGRQILEAIESIHSVGFLHRDIKPSNFAMGRLSTTCRTCYMLDFGLARQFTNSCQEVRPPRPVAGFRGTVRYASINAHKNREMGRHDDLWSLFYMLVEFMVGQLPWRKIKDKEQVGNMKETYNHRLMLKQLPDEFSVFLDHISNLDYFTKPDYQLLMSVFENSMKSYNVVENDPYDWERTDSEDTLNVGTLATTAQQLTRLTPAYLGMANASAIPGDLQRENTEDVLQGERLSEADNCAPIPMQPVHGADVWEDMEHSRDRNLNHVQPLIRKVASEEERSKEGNQSPNSGSIQGSPRRVRSETLLIDRVAPLLRRMRHSQSMGLDKRLTPEPKPTIERFLEAYLGKQRPILPQDRSVCRVEQGSLEDEEGAASSGYVAVNLSPVPQEGDSQEWVLVELEGGSGSAGSKPDEEERSGISPRSSSPLALPRTWSDPLPQRTSSLTGSAEFHTGVCHTGPPFARLPGLPGVIGLSGLRRLPAVQPASVVLSRAHLEQSSNAVLQPVQSQQKTGDDSQPDNPSGPAEKEHNQVPGISPSKSPNKPDENIMSVKASDKDVESDSGCPDGGPSSTPNQGEMTGHSVDAAPASPRELSPRASRIPIRDPDSPTRRGFPAPLSPSLSLSCEHFPSALLRDKFTFPTGSRGSDWQAEEPLSLSSSSGPVSSRSKIPRPISPTLVPDQLSARFIPRPPPGKPPLRTGGENRRRRYRIRASSTGDTDLLDNLSQLMQERGSLAVSTSRYQRTTASSLQRSLSSSPSRFEGGHSQSPSSCSASPPPRISDLTLNHGSGFCPRVRAGSPESKTTTKISK; this is translated from the exons ATGAGTGGGTCCGGGGAGCAGACTGATATCTTGGCTGTTGGTAGCATGGTCCGGGAGCGATGGAGAGTG TTGAAGAAAATTGGCGGGGGTGGATTTGGTGAGATCTATGAAGTCCTGGACCAGGTGAGCCAAGTCAGTGTGGCTCTAAAAGTGGAGTCTGCCCAGCAACCCAAACAAGTCCTGAAGATGGAAGTAGCGGTTTTAAAAAGACTTCAGg GTAAAGACCATGTTTGTCGTTTTGTTGGCTGTGGACGCAATGACCGATTCAACTATGTGGTTATGGAGCTTCAG GGAAGGAACTTGGCAGACCTTCGACGCAACATGAGTCGTGGCACATTCAGCTTCTCTACCACACTCCGACTCGGCCGACAAATCTTAGAAGCCATCGAGAGCATCCACTCTGTGGGCTTCCTGCACAGAGACATAAAACCC TCTAACTTCGCAATGGGTCGGCTTTCCACTACGTGCCGAACCTGTTATATGCTTGATTTTGGGTTGGCACGCCAATTTACAAACTCATGTCAAGAAGTCCGTCCA CCACGTCCAGTGGCAGGATTTAGAGGAACCGTCCGTTATGCTTCAATTAATGCTCACAAGAATAGG gaaatggGTCGACATGATGACCTGTggtctttattttatatgcttGTGGAGTTCATGGTGGGTCAGCTACCCTGGAGAAAAATCAAAGATAAA GAACAAGTCGGAAATATGAAGGAGACGTACAACCATCGCCTCATGCTCAAACAACTCCCAGATGAGTTTAGCGTTTTTCTCGACCATATCTCCAACCTGGACTACTTCACTAAACCAGATTATCAG CTCCTGATGTCAGTCTTTGAAAACAGCATGAAGAGCTACAATGTGGTGGAAAATGATCCATACGACTGGGAAAGAACAGATTCAGAGGACACACTTAATGTAGGaaccctggcaaccacagcCCAGCAGTTGACCCGCCTCACACCGGCATATTTGGG CATGGCCAATGCCTCTGCTATCCCGGGTGATCTGCAGCGTGAGAACACAGAGGACGTCCTTCAGGGTGAGCGCCTCAGTGAGGCTGATAATTGCGCCCCCATCCCAATGCAGCCTGTACATGGAGCGGATGTCTGGGAGGATATGGAGCATAGCCGTGACCGAAACCTCAATCATGTTCAGCCTCTAATCAGAAAG GTGGCTAGTGAGGAGGAACGAAGCAAAGAAGGTAACCAGAGCCCCAACAGTGGCTCCATCCAGGGCTCTCCTAGACGTGTGCGCTCAGAGACCTTGCTCATCGACCGTGTTGCTCCTCTACTGAGAAGGATGCGCCATAGTCAGAGCATGGGGCTAGACAAAAGACTGACCCCTGAGCCCAAACCCACCATTGAACGCTTTCTTGAGGCCTA TTTAGGGAAGCAACGTCCGATTCTGCCCCAAGATAGGTCTGTCTGTCGAGTTGAGCAGGGCTCATTGGAGGATGAGGAGGGTGCTGCCAGCAGTGGTTATGTTGCCGTCAACCTCAGTCCCGTCCCACAAGAGGGTGACTCACAGGAGTGGGTCCTAGTGGAGCTTGAGGGCGGTAGCGGTTCAGCAGGATCTAAACCGGATGAGGAGGAACGCTCAGGGATCTCACCACGCTCCTCCAGTCCCCTCGCCCTGCCTCGCACCTGGTCTGACCCCTTGCCTCAGCGCACTAGCAGTCTGACTGGTTCAGCAGAATTTCACACAGGCGTCTGCCACACTGGACCTCCCTTCGCCAGACTACCAGGTTTACCTGGAGTGATAGGCCTGTCAGGATTAAGAAGACTGCCCGCAGTACAGCCTGCGTCAGTGGTCCTAAGCAGGGCTCATCTTGAGCAG TCATCCAATGCAGTACTACAACCTGTTCAGTCTCAGCAGAAGACGGGAGACGACTCTCAGCCTGACAATCCATCAGGCCCTGCAGAAAAAGAGCACAACCAGGTGCCAGGGATTTCACCCTCTAAAAGCCCTAACAAGCCAGATGAAAACATTATGTCTGTTAAGGCCTCTGACAAGGATGTGGAGAGCGACTCGGGCTGTCCTGATGGTGGGCCTTCTTCAACACCCAACCAGGGTGAGATGACTGGACACAGCGTTGATGCAGCTCCGGCATCACCTCGTGAACTCTCACCCCGAGCCAGTCGCATCCCCATCCGTGACCCAGACTCTCCGACCCGTAGGGGCTTTCCAGCACCGCTttctccgtctctgtctctgtcatgTGAGCACTTCCCCTCAGCGCTGCTGCGCGACAAGTTCACCTTTCCCACCGGTTCTCGAGGGTCAGACTGGCAGGCGGAGGAACcactctctctgtcttcctCCTCAGGACCTGTGTCAAGCAGGAGTAAAATACCAAGACCTATAAGCCCCACACTAGTGCCGGATCAGCTGTCTGCACGATTTATTCCACGGCCGCCACCAGGCAAACCTCCCCTTCGCACAGGTGGTGAGAACAG ACGTAGGCGCTACCGCATTCGTGCTAGCAGCACCGGTGACACGGACCTCTTGGACAACCTCTCTCAGCTCATGCAGGAGCGAGGAAGCCTGGCCGTCAGCACCTCCCGTTACCAACGCACCACCGCCTCCTCTCTGCAGCGCTCCTTAAGCTCCTCGCCTTCCCGTTTTGAGGGGGGCCACAGCCAGTCACCAAGTAGCTGCTCGGCCTCCCCGCCTCCTCGAATCAGTGACTTAACACTAAATCACGGGTCAGGATTCTGCCCCAGAGTCAGAGCAGGAAGTCCTGAAAGCAAAACCACAAccaaaataagcaaataa
- the churc1 gene encoding protein Churchill — translation MCTGCVQKQYPDRGHTCLENGSYLMNFLGCANCHQRDFVLISDRTTVNEDEEEIVTYLHMCKNCDHVIARHEYTFTVVDDYQEYTMLCMLCGKAEDSISVLPDDPRQTAPLF, via the exons ATGTGTACTGGCTGTGTGCAGAAACAGTATCCTGACAGG GGTCATACCTGTCTGGAGAACGGTTCATATCTTATGAACTTTCTCGGCTGCGCCAACTGTCACCAGCGGGACTTTGTGCTGATCAGCGACAGGACGACGGTgaatgaagatgaagaggagatTGTCACTTACCTGC ATATGTGCAAGAACTGTGATCATGTCATAGCCAGACACGAGTACACCTTCACTGTGGTGGATGACTATCAG GAATACACAATGTTGTGCATGCTGTGTGGAAAAGCAGAGGATTCCATCAGTGTGCTGCCAGACGATCCCAGACAAACAGCGCCTCTGTTCTAG